A single genomic interval of Chloracidobacterium validum harbors:
- a CDS encoding transglycosylase SLT domain-containing protein, whose translation MNVSSLSHWIHTRHARLLAGVGFPLLIFGLALGGIFTTRYCLQAAPPSEKTAALTELRQAVARAGNQPAEGVLANFERRYPNSEVAALARFRRGYDSYQGRNYATAASLLDTSLIGDFSRLGDYALYYLGKAQFDSGKFEAAQATLAQVAIKYPQSLFAREATLQAGRAAAVRRDLAGVQRILKPLLDTGDGNALAILTLAYHSAGQLDDASRTWRRIITEAPDSLSRDEVKNAQQALFPDPLEAAAALRVTDAAGLRRRANRFYEVKQYAAAAEDFTQLATLDPNALQSDEARFRYGVSLYFAQKFAQAATQLAGVGTADPSRHAEALFYLAEAQRRGGSANYPTTVQRLLKLYPTSPRAGEALENLAQWAEKRGGESYYDQLVRQYPERKAGQRWHFKRAWTPHQQGAYAAAVPLLLEHVALFPSSDYKGMSAYWCARNLERTGRSAEAKPLYEAIVRRYRYGYYGQQAAERLRVLRAVPPAQLPAQHPVMRAVAGLPPAQPLPESIGPEGDAWLERASQLRIIGLMELSLNEMEAARQTAPTSPKVALEIARVYRDLGQPNRAVQALQRAHPDYLAYQGDEISREEWEIFFPLREWETIQREAKANGLDPFIVAGLIRQESVFDANARSRANAIGLMQLLPSTGRLVANKKGAGPITAEQLYNPQLNIVLGTSYLSDMRRQFGRYEYAFAAYNAGPGRVVNWLKTLPTDELDVWIDAIPITETRLYVQGVTRNAAHYRRLYGNDRRGEPTAAQD comes from the coding sequence ATGAACGTATCGTCTCTCTCGCACTGGATCCACACCCGCCACGCGCGGTTGCTCGCTGGCGTTGGTTTCCCGTTGCTCATTTTTGGGTTGGCACTGGGCGGCATCTTCACGACGCGGTACTGCCTCCAGGCCGCACCTCCCTCAGAAAAGACCGCAGCCCTCACCGAACTCCGGCAAGCCGTAGCGCGGGCCGGCAACCAACCCGCCGAAGGGGTGCTCGCCAACTTTGAGCGGCGCTATCCAAACTCTGAAGTCGCAGCGCTCGCCCGATTCCGGCGCGGTTATGACAGCTACCAGGGACGCAATTACGCCACGGCCGCCAGCCTGCTCGATACATCCCTCATCGGTGATTTCAGCCGGCTGGGTGACTATGCACTGTATTACCTGGGCAAAGCCCAATTCGACAGCGGCAAGTTCGAGGCGGCCCAGGCAACCCTGGCTCAAGTCGCCATCAAGTACCCACAATCGCTATTTGCCCGCGAGGCTACCCTTCAGGCCGGACGCGCGGCGGCCGTGCGGCGCGACCTGGCCGGCGTTCAGCGTATCTTGAAGCCCCTGCTCGATACCGGCGATGGAAACGCCCTGGCCATCTTGACACTGGCTTACCACAGCGCCGGACAACTGGACGACGCGAGCCGAACCTGGCGACGCATCATCACTGAAGCGCCCGATAGCCTGAGCCGCGATGAAGTCAAAAATGCCCAGCAGGCGCTCTTCCCCGACCCGCTGGAGGCAGCCGCCGCGCTTCGGGTCACGGATGCGGCCGGGCTGCGGCGGCGCGCCAATCGGTTCTATGAAGTCAAACAGTATGCCGCCGCCGCCGAAGATTTCACCCAACTGGCTACCCTTGATCCCAACGCCCTGCAAAGCGATGAAGCCCGCTTTCGATATGGGGTGAGTCTTTACTTTGCCCAGAAGTTCGCCCAAGCCGCTACCCAGTTGGCCGGTGTTGGCACCGCAGACCCGTCGCGCCACGCCGAGGCGCTGTTTTACCTGGCCGAAGCCCAGCGGCGCGGTGGCAGCGCCAACTACCCAACCACGGTCCAACGGCTGCTGAAGCTTTACCCAACGTCACCACGCGCCGGCGAGGCGCTCGAAAACCTGGCTCAGTGGGCCGAAAAACGGGGTGGTGAAAGCTACTACGACCAGCTCGTTCGGCAGTATCCAGAACGCAAAGCCGGCCAGCGCTGGCACTTCAAGCGGGCGTGGACGCCCCACCAGCAGGGGGCATACGCGGCAGCGGTGCCGTTGCTCCTGGAGCACGTCGCCCTGTTCCCGTCCTCGGATTACAAAGGCATGTCTGCCTACTGGTGCGCGCGCAATCTCGAACGCACCGGACGCAGCGCCGAAGCCAAGCCACTTTACGAAGCCATCGTTCGGCGGTATCGCTATGGCTACTACGGACAGCAAGCCGCTGAACGCCTCCGTGTCCTGCGCGCCGTCCCGCCGGCGCAACTGCCGGCGCAGCATCCGGTGATGCGCGCCGTGGCGGGTCTTCCACCGGCCCAACCACTGCCTGAAAGCATTGGACCGGAAGGTGATGCCTGGCTGGAGCGGGCATCCCAACTGCGCATCATTGGCTTGATGGAGCTTTCCTTGAACGAAATGGAGGCCGCGCGGCAAACCGCTCCCACATCGCCCAAGGTAGCCCTCGAAATTGCGCGTGTGTACCGTGACCTTGGGCAACCCAATCGGGCGGTGCAGGCGTTGCAACGCGCCCACCCGGATTACCTGGCTTACCAGGGGGATGAAATCAGCCGCGAGGAATGGGAAATCTTTTTTCCGCTCCGTGAGTGGGAAACCATTCAGCGTGAAGCCAAAGCCAACGGACTTGACCCGTTCATCGTCGCCGGACTCATTCGCCAGGAGTCGGTGTTTGACGCCAATGCCCGCTCCCGCGCCAATGCCATTGGCTTGATGCAGTTGCTGCCCTCCACCGGACGACTGGTCGCCAACAAAAAGGGCGCCGGACCGATCACGGCCGAACAGCTTTACAATCCCCAGCTCAACATCGTGCTGGGAACGAGCTACCTGTCGGACATGCGCCGCCAGTTTGGACGCTATGAATACGCCTTTGCGGCCTACAATGCCGGTCCGGGGCGCGTCGTCAACTGGCTCAAAACCTTACCCACCGATGAGCTTGATGTATGGATTGACGCCATTCCCATTACGGAAACGCGGCTGTATGTGCAGGGCGTCACGCGCAATGCCGCGCATTACCGGCGGCTTTACGGCAATGACCGCCGCGGTGAGCCGACCGCCGCTCAAGATTAG
- a CDS encoding ATP-binding protein, protein MPEVPVAIYATLSYLDSQGFQRTVRINRTVFSIGRLRTNDLQINNSYVSRRHAEIIYQDGQFILRDNQSTGGILLNGERITSHVLQSGDQFQLGDVAPVTLLFETHPISPDSNGMVQTDEEQRTTDRLTTVIASPRSRFLNTSLLDSAENITDFTLNRLKALNEFNRKMLTAGSIQSLMECLLDATMETLPAERGGILLRDPATGALEMRVMRTRSETGQVQPSLSIAMQAFEQNVAIRSFDAMADTRFAPTSSIIQQAIHSVMCAPISSTQKVWGVCYIDNLLATTQFSDEELEYFLALTQQAGFVLENLHLIEELRATQERLINNEKLATLGQFASGIAHELKNQLSALTAAEILMSDTEDQRQRQLIQLILNAQQRMVAMVNEIRDFARPEAKVYEKTVQPLVPIVEEAISFARYDPLVKICRTNFQATAAPFVNLNRDKIMQVLLNLLRNGAQAMKDRLGELTVRVDEADGSARIMVSDTGCGISPENLQRIWEPFFTTKGSEGTGLGLGICRRIIEGHDGDIACQSTLGEGTTFTIHLPLSPPPDGLKVTGQA, encoded by the coding sequence ATGCCAGAAGTCCCAGTCGCCATCTATGCCACGTTGAGCTACCTCGATAGCCAGGGATTTCAACGAACCGTGCGCATCAATCGCACGGTGTTTAGCATTGGCCGACTGCGCACCAATGATCTCCAGATCAACAACTCATACGTATCCCGGCGCCATGCCGAAATCATTTATCAAGATGGGCAGTTCATTCTGCGTGACAACCAAAGCACAGGCGGCATCCTGCTCAATGGCGAGCGCATCACGAGTCATGTGCTTCAGTCTGGCGACCAGTTTCAGCTTGGCGACGTTGCCCCGGTAACGCTGCTCTTTGAGACGCATCCCATCTCGCCAGACAGCAATGGCATGGTCCAAACGGATGAGGAGCAACGCACAACCGACCGCCTGACGACAGTCATCGCCAGCCCGCGCTCACGCTTTCTCAACACATCGCTCCTCGATAGCGCGGAAAACATCACGGATTTCACGCTCAATCGCCTCAAGGCGCTCAATGAGTTCAACCGCAAGATGCTGACGGCCGGCAGCATTCAGTCTCTCATGGAATGCTTACTGGACGCTACTATGGAAACACTGCCCGCCGAACGCGGTGGCATCCTGCTCCGCGATCCAGCGACCGGTGCGCTCGAAATGCGCGTCATGCGGACTCGCTCTGAAACAGGCCAGGTGCAGCCAAGTCTCTCGATTGCCATGCAGGCCTTTGAGCAAAATGTTGCCATTCGTAGCTTTGACGCCATGGCTGACACGCGCTTCGCGCCAACCTCGAGCATTATCCAGCAAGCCATTCACTCGGTCATGTGCGCCCCGATTAGCTCAACCCAGAAAGTATGGGGCGTGTGCTACATAGATAACCTTCTGGCGACCACGCAGTTTAGCGATGAGGAGCTAGAGTACTTTCTTGCCCTGACCCAGCAAGCCGGGTTTGTCCTCGAAAATCTCCATCTCATCGAGGAGTTGCGCGCCACGCAAGAGCGGCTCATCAATAATGAAAAGCTGGCCACCCTCGGACAGTTTGCCAGTGGCATCGCGCATGAACTCAAGAACCAGCTTTCGGCACTCACGGCCGCTGAAATCCTGATGAGCGATACCGAAGACCAGCGCCAGCGTCAGCTCATCCAGCTCATTCTCAACGCCCAGCAACGCATGGTGGCGATGGTGAATGAAATTCGTGACTTTGCGCGCCCAGAAGCCAAAGTCTATGAAAAAACCGTTCAGCCGCTTGTCCCGATTGTCGAAGAGGCCATCAGTTTCGCGCGCTATGACCCCTTGGTGAAGATTTGCCGAACCAACTTTCAAGCGACGGCCGCGCCTTTCGTCAACCTCAACCGTGACAAGATCATGCAAGTCCTGCTTAATTTGCTCCGCAATGGGGCGCAAGCGATGAAAGACAGGCTTGGTGAACTCACCGTGCGGGTTGACGAAGCTGACGGGAGCGCCAGAATCATGGTGTCAGATACAGGCTGCGGTATTTCGCCAGAAAACCTGCAACGTATTTGGGAACCTTTTTTTACGACCAAGGGCAGCGAAGGAACGGGGCTTGGTCTAGGCATCTGTCGGCGGATCATCGAAGGCCACGATGGCGATATTGCCTGCCAAAGCACACTTGGAGAAGGAACGACCTTTACGATTCACTTACCACTGTCGCCACCTCCCGATGGCTTGAAGGTTACGGGCCAAGCATAG